The proteins below are encoded in one region of Cryptosporangium minutisporangium:
- the coxB gene encoding cytochrome c oxidase subunit II, translating to MAGSTTLLLSGCSTEEVLRFGWPEGITPQAEQMMDLWTGSAIAALVVGVFVWGLIFWAVIRYRKKSDELPVQTRFNLPIEILYTAVPFLIIAVLFYYTAIVQTYVDKQKANPDVTVSVVAFKWNWQFLYPEELDENRQPIGTVGSTEEIPVLVVPTGERIRFVETSNDVIHSFWVPALLFKRDVIPGRTNSFEATINKGEEGAYVGRCAELCGTYHANMNFEMRAVTSEKFDQFIEAKKGGASTYDALEAIGESPVATTTTPFNPSRTARQPS from the coding sequence ATGGCCGGCTCGACGACGCTGCTGCTCTCCGGCTGCTCTACCGAGGAAGTACTCAGGTTCGGTTGGCCGGAGGGAATCACTCCGCAGGCCGAGCAGATGATGGACCTGTGGACCGGGTCGGCGATCGCCGCGCTGGTGGTCGGTGTCTTCGTGTGGGGCCTGATCTTCTGGGCGGTCATCCGGTACCGCAAGAAGAGCGACGAGCTGCCGGTGCAGACGCGCTTCAACCTGCCGATCGAGATCCTCTACACGGCGGTGCCGTTCCTGATCATCGCGGTGCTCTTCTACTACACCGCGATCGTCCAGACCTACGTCGACAAGCAGAAGGCGAACCCGGACGTCACGGTCTCGGTCGTCGCCTTCAAGTGGAACTGGCAGTTCCTCTACCCGGAGGAGCTCGACGAGAACCGGCAGCCGATCGGCACCGTCGGGTCGACCGAGGAGATTCCGGTCCTCGTCGTGCCGACCGGTGAGCGGATCCGGTTCGTCGAGACCTCCAACGACGTCATCCACTCGTTCTGGGTGCCGGCCCTGCTGTTCAAGCGGGACGTCATCCCGGGTCGGACGAACTCGTTCGAGGCGACGATCAACAAGGGCGAAGAGGGTGCCTACGTCGGCCGGTGCGCCGAGCTCTGCGGCACGTACCACGCCAACATGAACTTCGAGATGCGTGCGGTGACGTCGGAGAAGTTCGACCAGTTCATCGAGGCCAAGAAGGGCGGCGCGTCGACCTACGATGCGCTCGAGGCCATCGGTGAGTCGCCGGTCGCGACCACCACGACTCCGTTCAACCCCAGCCGCACCGCCCGTCAGCCGAGCTAG
- a CDS encoding cysteine desulfurase family protein has protein sequence MSDDRKPAVRTYFDAATAVPLHPVAKQAFAAAFDDGWADPARLYTEARRAGQLLEAARAVVAEVVGARPDEVTFCANGSVAAHLAVLGGLAGRRRVGSTFVHSAVEHSAVLHTAELWTARGGSAESIPTDRLGRVSTSAFADAVARPGVALAALMSANHEVGTVQPVSDVAAACASAGVPLYVDAAQTLGRTPLPSGWSLLSASARKWGGPPGVGVLVIRTGVRWTAPHPSDERERGRFPGAPALPAIVAAAASLRAVTATAAAEAARLTPLVDRIRERVAATVPDVEVVGDPVDRLPNLVTFSCLYVDGEALLHALDARGFAVSSGSSCTSSTLSPSHVLEAMGVLSHGNVRVSLHAGTTEAEVERFLAELPGIVADLRATAGVTGL, from the coding sequence GTGTCCGACGACCGTAAACCAGCAGTACGGACGTATTTCGACGCTGCCACGGCGGTACCACTGCACCCGGTGGCGAAACAGGCGTTCGCGGCCGCGTTCGATGACGGCTGGGCCGACCCCGCCCGGCTCTACACGGAGGCACGCCGAGCCGGCCAGCTGCTCGAAGCCGCGCGGGCGGTGGTCGCCGAGGTCGTCGGCGCCCGCCCGGACGAGGTCACGTTCTGCGCGAACGGCTCGGTGGCCGCACACCTGGCCGTGCTCGGTGGGCTGGCGGGGCGTCGCCGGGTCGGTTCGACTTTCGTGCACTCGGCCGTCGAGCACTCCGCGGTGCTGCACACCGCCGAGCTGTGGACGGCCCGCGGCGGCTCCGCGGAGTCGATCCCGACCGACCGGCTCGGACGGGTGTCCACGTCGGCCTTCGCCGACGCGGTGGCGCGGCCTGGCGTCGCACTGGCCGCGCTGATGAGCGCGAACCACGAGGTCGGGACCGTACAGCCGGTCTCCGACGTGGCCGCGGCGTGCGCCTCGGCGGGCGTTCCCCTCTATGTGGACGCTGCGCAGACGCTCGGCCGCACCCCGCTGCCGAGCGGCTGGTCGTTGCTCTCCGCGAGCGCGCGGAAGTGGGGTGGCCCGCCGGGGGTCGGGGTGCTGGTCATCCGAACCGGAGTGCGCTGGACGGCGCCGCATCCCTCCGACGAACGGGAGCGCGGGCGGTTCCCTGGCGCTCCGGCGCTACCGGCGATCGTCGCCGCGGCGGCGTCGCTGCGAGCGGTGACGGCGACGGCGGCCGCCGAGGCGGCCCGGTTGACGCCGCTGGTCGACCGGATCCGGGAGCGGGTGGCGGCGACCGTGCCGGACGTCGAGGTGGTCGGCGACCCGGTCGATCGGTTGCCGAACCTCGTTACGTTCTCGTGTTTGTACGTGGACGGCGAGGCGCTGCTCCATGCCCTGGACGCACGGGGGTTCGCGGTGTCGTCCGGGTCGTCCTGCACGTCGTCCACGTTGTCGCCGTCGCACGTGCTGGAGGCGATGGGGGTGCTCAGCCACGGGAACGTCCGGGTCTCGCTGCACGCCGGGACGACCGAGGCGGAGGTGGAGCGGTTCCTGGCGGAGCTGCCCGGGATCGTCGCCGACCTGCGGGCGACGGCGGGGGTGACGGGCCTGTGA
- a CDS encoding cytochrome c oxidase subunit 4, whose product MKSESRIFNLLAVFLFASAAVYGVWTSKTVYATDWVGTTALVLSGLLCGMCGQFFSLVARRIEPRPEDRSDAEIAEGAGDLGFFSPGSYWPFGIAVAASVTGLGVAYWFPWLIALGVIAVLMTVTGLLFEYYTKPGEH is encoded by the coding sequence ATGAAGAGCGAGTCCAGGATCTTCAACCTGCTCGCCGTGTTCCTGTTCGCGTCCGCGGCGGTGTACGGCGTGTGGACGTCGAAGACGGTCTATGCGACCGACTGGGTCGGTACGACGGCTCTGGTGCTGTCTGGTCTGCTCTGCGGGATGTGCGGTCAGTTCTTCTCGCTCGTCGCCCGGCGGATCGAGCCCCGGCCGGAGGACCGGTCCGACGCGGAGATCGCCGAGGGCGCCGGTGACCTGGGCTTCTTCAGCCCGGGCAGCTACTGGCCGTTCGGTATCGCGGTCGCGGCGTCGGTCACCGGGCTGGGTGTCGCGTACTGGTTCCCGTGGCTGATCGCGCTCGGCGTGATCGCCGTACTGATGACGGTCACCGGCTTGCTCTTCGAGTACTACACCAAGCCCGGCGAGCACTGA
- a CDS encoding sulfurtransferase TusA family protein, which produces MRCPLPVIQLARRIGEVEVGAVVRVLADDPAARVDIPAWCRMRAHEFVGADGNAYDVRRAS; this is translated from the coding sequence ATGCGGTGCCCGCTACCGGTGATCCAGCTGGCGCGGCGGATCGGTGAGGTCGAGGTGGGGGCGGTCGTCCGGGTGCTCGCCGACGACCCCGCGGCCCGCGTCGACATCCCGGCGTGGTGCCGGATGCGCGCCCACGAGTTCGTCGGCGCCGACGGCAACGCCTACGACGTCCGCCGAGCGTCCTGA